One genomic window of Corallococcus silvisoli includes the following:
- a CDS encoding inositol monophosphatase family protein: MGSDARDSGVETRSLWRFLAVELAPLWSRLLEGSLGAPGPKADGGLVYGVIDELRERTSAFLAHRYPGLPLNEEGLSRWPPEGDCCAVDLVDGTNSLLLGAPLFGLQFATVVGGRVEESVIFLPTEERLGGSGLHVSRRGAGAYVVLRGETELRLRVSGVRELAKASIAFDGTTPTVGALYHPPLVAAVTRIRNFGAFCWAGTRLVRGAHLPVSVDAIVAIGNKPWDHLPSIGLVEEAGGQVTCFDGSPHSLNHCTELLFSNGPLHADLLGHLRGAGMSRRGT; this comes from the coding sequence ATGGGAAGTGACGCCCGCGACAGCGGCGTCGAGACGCGCTCGCTCTGGCGCTTCCTCGCGGTGGAGCTCGCGCCCCTCTGGTCGCGCCTGCTGGAGGGGTCGCTCGGCGCTCCAGGCCCGAAGGCGGATGGAGGGCTGGTGTACGGCGTCATCGACGAGCTGCGCGAGCGCACGTCCGCGTTCCTCGCTCACCGCTACCCGGGCCTCCCTCTCAACGAGGAGGGGCTGTCCCGCTGGCCGCCGGAGGGGGACTGCTGCGCGGTGGACCTGGTGGATGGGACGAACAGCCTGCTGCTCGGCGCGCCGCTCTTCGGCCTCCAGTTCGCCACCGTGGTGGGCGGTCGCGTGGAGGAGTCCGTCATCTTCCTGCCCACCGAGGAGCGGCTCGGCGGTTCGGGCCTCCACGTGAGCCGGCGCGGCGCGGGGGCGTATGTGGTGCTGCGCGGAGAGACGGAGCTGCGGCTGCGTGTCTCCGGGGTGCGCGAGCTCGCGAAGGCCTCCATCGCGTTCGACGGGACGACGCCCACGGTGGGCGCGCTCTACCATCCCCCCCTGGTGGCGGCCGTCACGCGGATCCGCAACTTCGGCGCCTTCTGCTGGGCCGGGACACGGCTGGTGCGGGGCGCGCACCTCCCGGTGAGCGTGGATGCCATTGTCGCCATCGGCAACAAGCCCTGGGACCACCTGCCGTCCATCGGACTGGTGGAGGAGGCGGGAGGGCAGGTGACGTGCTTCGACGGGTCGCCCCACTCGCTGAATCACTGCACCGAACTGCTCTTCTCCAACGGGCCCCTTCACGCGGACCTGCTG
- a CDS encoding D-sedoheptulose-7-phosphate isomerase produces the protein MELELTREEGAGRIDEGTRLVRQHVLGSIDVKQRLLVNCEREIQDAAGLLSQALQSGGKLLLCGNGGSAADCQHLAAEFVSALSHDFERPGLAAIALTTDTSLITAHANDFGFGHIFERQVQALGRPGDVLIGISTSGESENVVRAFRCARLQGLRTVALTGSGGGRLLALADVCVRVPSTNVQHVQECHITIAHLLCMLVESGMVAQPVAAAGWSVGHGK, from the coding sequence ATGGAACTGGAGCTGACGCGGGAAGAAGGGGCGGGCCGTATCGACGAGGGCACGCGGCTCGTGAGGCAGCACGTCCTGGGAAGCATCGACGTCAAGCAGCGGCTGCTGGTGAACTGCGAGCGGGAAATCCAGGACGCCGCGGGGCTGCTGTCCCAGGCGCTCCAGTCCGGAGGGAAGCTCCTGCTCTGCGGCAACGGGGGCAGCGCCGCCGACTGCCAGCACCTGGCGGCCGAGTTCGTCAGCGCGCTGAGCCATGACTTCGAGCGGCCGGGGCTCGCGGCCATCGCGCTGACGACGGACACGTCGCTCATCACCGCGCACGCCAACGACTTCGGCTTCGGCCACATCTTCGAGCGGCAGGTGCAGGCGCTGGGACGACCTGGGGACGTGCTCATCGGCATCAGCACCAGCGGCGAGTCCGAGAACGTGGTCCGGGCCTTCCGCTGCGCCCGGCTCCAGGGCTTGCGGACGGTGGCGCTCACGGGCAGCGGCGGAGGCAGGCTCCTGGCCCTCGCGGACGTCTGTGTCCGCGTGCCCAGCACCAACGTGCAGCACGTCCAGGAGTGCCACATCACCATCGCGCACCTGCTGTGCATGCTGGTGGAGAGCGGGATGGTGGCCCAGCCGGTGGCCGCCGCGGGATGGAGCGTGGGCCATGGGAAGTGA
- a CDS encoding D-glycero-alpha-D-manno-heptose-1,7-bisphosphate 7-phosphatase, giving the protein MVLKPATGRPFVLLDRDGTLIEERNYLRDVEAVRLLPNAVRGLRRFRELGLGLVVVTNQSGVARGYFDMKRVDEVHARVGELLAREGLHLDATYVCPHLPDAGCACRKPMPGLGLQAAADLGIDLSRSFVVGDKPGDIAWGHRLGAMPFLVRTGHGASVELARLPQPSQAVDDLSHAAELVQRLIHGGRRWNWS; this is encoded by the coding sequence ATGGTGCTGAAGCCCGCCACCGGACGGCCGTTCGTCCTGCTGGACCGGGACGGCACGCTCATCGAGGAGCGGAACTACCTGCGCGACGTGGAGGCGGTCCGGCTGCTGCCCAACGCCGTCCGCGGCCTGCGCCGGTTCCGGGAGCTGGGGCTGGGCCTGGTCGTCGTCACCAATCAGTCCGGCGTCGCGCGGGGCTACTTCGACATGAAGCGGGTCGACGAGGTCCATGCCCGGGTGGGCGAACTGCTCGCGCGTGAGGGCCTGCACCTGGACGCCACCTATGTTTGCCCCCACCTGCCCGACGCCGGCTGCGCGTGCCGCAAGCCCATGCCGGGGCTGGGGCTCCAGGCGGCGGCGGACCTGGGCATCGACCTCTCCCGCAGCTTCGTGGTGGGGGACAAGCCCGGGGACATCGCCTGGGGCCACCGCCTGGGGGCGATGCCCTTCCTGGTCCGGACGGGCCATGGCGCCAGCGTGGAGCTCGCGCGGCTGCCCCAGCCCAGTCAGGCCGTTGACGACTTGTCGCACGCCGCGGAGCTCGTCCAGCGGCTCATCCACGGAGGTCGCAGATGGAACTGGAGCTGA
- a CDS encoding FAD-dependent oxidoreductase, with translation MGANALIEDIRADVVILGGGITGLWLLAHLRARGYAAVLCEARALGAGQTLCSQGIIHGGLKYALGGALSEASRALTHMPARWRDCLEGARTPDLRGARLLSAHQYLVSGWRLAGFLASRMLQGRVNRVDSGQVPEPFAAALGPSARGGVYQLDEPVVDVRSVLAALGHAHADALLAVDADGTRLLQDAGDVTGLEVRDREGRRLRILGGHVVLCAGAGNEGLGRMIPSGAAPMQRRPLCMVMLRGALPELYAHWLGTGAAPRVTVTSHRDARGTPVWYVGGELAESGVAREPEAQVRRAREELSRLVPGVDLASCAGAVLSVDRAEGRHASGQRPDGPVLARAGAVTQVWPTKLAFAPLVAEQVEARLSLGGMRPGRCPMPSTQGWPRPALAPLPWDEARAWC, from the coding sequence ATGGGAGCGAACGCCCTCATCGAGGACATCCGCGCGGACGTGGTCATCCTGGGCGGCGGCATCACGGGGCTCTGGCTGCTGGCGCACCTGCGCGCGCGAGGCTACGCCGCCGTCCTGTGCGAGGCCCGAGCGCTGGGGGCCGGCCAGACGCTCTGCTCGCAGGGCATCATCCACGGGGGCCTGAAGTACGCGCTCGGCGGGGCGCTGTCGGAGGCGAGCCGCGCGCTGACGCACATGCCCGCGCGCTGGCGCGATTGCCTTGAGGGCGCGCGGACGCCGGACCTGCGCGGCGCCCGGCTCCTGTCCGCGCACCAGTACCTGGTCTCGGGCTGGAGGCTGGCGGGCTTCCTCGCCAGCCGGATGCTCCAGGGCCGGGTGAACCGCGTTGACTCCGGACAGGTTCCGGAGCCCTTCGCCGCGGCGCTGGGGCCCTCCGCCCGGGGCGGCGTCTATCAGCTCGACGAGCCCGTGGTGGACGTGAGGTCGGTCCTCGCGGCGCTGGGCCACGCGCACGCGGACGCCCTGCTGGCGGTGGACGCGGATGGGACGCGGCTGCTCCAGGACGCGGGGGACGTCACCGGGCTGGAGGTCCGTGACCGAGAGGGGCGACGGCTGCGGATCCTCGGCGGGCATGTGGTGCTCTGCGCGGGCGCTGGCAACGAGGGACTGGGGCGGATGATTCCTTCGGGCGCCGCTCCGATGCAGCGGCGGCCCCTGTGCATGGTGATGCTGCGCGGCGCGCTGCCGGAGCTGTACGCGCACTGGCTGGGGACGGGCGCCGCTCCTCGCGTCACCGTCACCAGCCACCGCGACGCGCGGGGGACGCCGGTCTGGTACGTGGGCGGCGAACTGGCGGAGTCCGGCGTGGCCCGCGAGCCGGAGGCGCAGGTGCGCCGCGCCCGCGAGGAGCTGTCGCGGCTGGTGCCCGGCGTGGACCTGGCGTCCTGCGCGGGCGCGGTGCTGTCCGTGGACCGGGCGGAGGGACGGCACGCGTCGGGGCAGCGCCCGGATGGCCCGGTGCTCGCGCGGGCGGGGGCCGTGACCCAGGTCTGGCCCACCAAGCTGGCCTTCGCGCCGCTCGTCGCGGAGCAGGTGGAGGCGCGGCTGTCGCTTGGCGGGATGCGGCCCGGCCGCTGCCCCATGCCCTCCACGCAGGGCTGGCCGCGTCCGGCGCTCGCGCCGCTTCCCTGGGACGAGGCGCGGGCATGGTGCTGA
- the hldE gene encoding bifunctional D-glycero-beta-D-manno-heptose-7-phosphate kinase/D-glycero-beta-D-manno-heptose 1-phosphate adenylyltransferase HldE: protein MSLPLEMDSPAGDTLEARLAALASARVLVVGDVMLDRYWHGTASRLSPEAPVPVVRVERDECRPGGAANVAVNIAALGAQATVLGITGDDADAGALDERLTEARVCSRVMRTPGVRTVSKLRVLGTRQPMIRLDFEDGLPGSHDARLLEGFGPLLADAGAVVLSDYGKGTLRDPRRFIQAARAAGCPVLVAPKGRDFTRYAGATVLVPNRSEFEAVVGPCADDACLVARGLELLRTLSLEALLVTRGEEGMTLLRDGHPALHLRATATAVLDVTGAGDTVIAVLAAALSARVPLPEAVSLSNVAAGLVVGRSGTCAATLPELRRAVAGPREPKRGVVTEDHLLELVRDARARGETVALTLGCFDILHAGHVSYLEQMAGLADRLIIAVNDDASVRRLKGPSRPLNPLGQRMRVLAGLAAVDWVVSFSEDTPERLVCRVVPDVLVKGGDYRPEQIPGGRCVREAGGRVLVLDYVDGCSTTGLVARIQERNGAPKLAGPG from the coding sequence ATGAGCCTGCCCTTGGAAATGGACTCCCCGGCAGGGGACACGCTCGAGGCGCGGCTCGCCGCCTTGGCGTCCGCCCGGGTGCTGGTGGTCGGGGACGTGATGCTGGACCGCTACTGGCATGGCACCGCGTCACGGCTCTCCCCGGAGGCGCCGGTGCCCGTGGTGCGAGTGGAGCGGGACGAATGCCGTCCGGGGGGCGCCGCCAACGTGGCGGTGAACATCGCGGCGCTGGGCGCCCAGGCCACGGTGCTGGGCATCACCGGGGATGACGCCGACGCGGGGGCGCTGGACGAGAGGCTCACGGAGGCCCGGGTGTGTTCGCGCGTGATGCGGACCCCGGGCGTGCGCACCGTCAGCAAGCTGCGCGTCCTGGGCACGCGCCAGCCGATGATCCGCCTGGACTTCGAGGACGGTCTGCCGGGGAGCCACGACGCGCGCTTGCTCGAAGGCTTCGGGCCGCTGCTCGCGGACGCCGGCGCCGTCGTGCTGTCCGACTACGGCAAGGGGACCCTGCGCGATCCTCGGCGCTTCATCCAGGCGGCGCGCGCGGCGGGATGTCCCGTCCTGGTGGCTCCGAAGGGCCGCGACTTCACGCGCTACGCGGGGGCCACGGTGCTCGTCCCCAATCGGAGCGAGTTCGAGGCCGTGGTGGGGCCCTGCGCGGACGACGCCTGCCTCGTCGCACGTGGGCTGGAGTTGCTGCGGACGCTGTCCCTGGAGGCGCTGCTCGTCACGCGGGGCGAGGAGGGCATGACGCTGCTGCGGGACGGCCACCCCGCGCTGCACCTGCGCGCCACCGCGACCGCCGTCCTGGACGTCACCGGCGCGGGCGACACCGTCATCGCGGTCCTGGCGGCGGCGCTCTCCGCGCGAGTGCCCCTGCCGGAGGCGGTCTCCCTCTCCAACGTGGCGGCGGGCCTGGTCGTGGGCCGGAGCGGCACGTGCGCCGCCACGCTTCCGGAGCTGCGGCGGGCGGTGGCCGGACCGCGCGAGCCGAAGCGGGGCGTCGTCACGGAGGACCACCTTCTGGAGCTCGTGCGCGACGCACGCGCGCGGGGGGAGACGGTGGCCCTGACGCTGGGCTGCTTCGACATCCTGCACGCGGGCCATGTCTCCTACCTGGAGCAGATGGCGGGCCTCGCGGACCGGCTGATCATCGCGGTCAACGACGACGCCTCCGTGCGCCGGTTGAAGGGCCCGTCACGGCCGCTCAACCCGCTGGGGCAGCGCATGCGCGTGCTCGCCGGGCTCGCGGCCGTGGACTGGGTGGTGTCCTTCAGCGAGGACACGCCGGAGCGGCTGGTGTGCAGGGTCGTCCCCGACGTCCTGGTGAAGGGCGGCGACTACCGCCCCGAGCAGATCCCCGGTGGGCGCTGTGTCCGCGAAGCGGGGGGACGGGTGCTCGTCCTCGACTACGTCGACGGCTGTTCGACGACGGGGCTGGTGGCCCGCATCCAGGAGCGCAACGGCGCACCGAAGCTCGCGGGGCCGGGGTGA